Proteins from one Triticum aestivum cultivar Chinese Spring chromosome 7A, IWGSC CS RefSeq v2.1, whole genome shotgun sequence genomic window:
- the LOC123154920 gene encoding patatin-like protein 2, with protein MPVTQAPGRSMGPVSVARRELSSRAWSLSSPASPQPRYGSIVTVLSIDGGGVRGIIPGTILAFLEEKLQELDGPDVRIADYFDVVSGTSTGGLVAAMLTAPNAEGRPLFAAKDINKFYLEHCPNIFPAVCKGPLGWLKSMMGPKYSGHHLHKVVKELLGDTRVNETLKNIVIPTFDIKLLQPTIFSTYDAMRDVSKNALLSDVCISTSAAPTYLPGHHFETKDKDGKTRAFNLIDGGVVANNPTLLAMTHVSKQILMGNQDFLPIKHAGYGKFMILSLGTGTAKIEEKFDAAECGKWGLLGWLYKRGATPIIDSFSEASTDLVDIQASVLFQVLDCNKSYLRIQHDELTGEMASVDVSTSKNLNGLISVGKALLKRQVCKVNVETGKNEPDLERGTNEEELARFARMLSKERKARKEAYKLV; from the exons ATGCCGGTCACGCAGGCGCCGGGGCGGAGCATGGGGCCAGTGAGCGTGGCGCGGCGCGAGCTGAGCAGCCGCGCGTGGTCGCTTTCATCGCCTGCCAGCCCGCAGCCGCGCTACGGGAGCATCGTCACCGTGCTCAGcatcgacggcggcggcgtccgtgggaTCATCCCCGGCACCATCCTCGCTTTCCTCGAAGAAAAGCTCCAG GAGCTTGATGGGCCGGACGTGAGGATCGCGGATTACTTCGACGTGGTCTCCGGGACGAGCACCGGTGGCCTGGTGGCGGCCATGCTCACAGCGCCCAACGCCGAGGGCCGCCCACTCTTCGCTGCCAAGGACATCAACAAGTTTTACCTCGAGCACTGCCCGAATATCTTCCCTGCCGTCTG CAAAGGACCTCTGGGCTGGCTCAAGAGCATGATGGGGCCCAAGTACAGCGGCCACCACCTGCACAAGGTCGTGAAGGAGCTGCTCGGAGACACACGCGTCAATGAGACGCTCAAGAACATCGTCATCCCCACTTTTGACATCAAGCTCCTCCAGCCTACCATCTTCTCAACCTACGAC GCCATGAGGGATGTCTCCAAGAATGCTCTTCTGTCGGATGTCTGCATTAGCACGTCGGCCGCGCCGACCTACCTCCCCGGCCACCATTTCGAGACCAAGGACAAAGACGGCAAGACCCGGGCTTTCAACCTAATCGACGGAGGCGTCGTCGCTAACAATCCG ACGTTGTTGGCGATGACCCACGTTAGCAAGCAGATCCTGATGGGAAACCAGGACTTCTTGCCCATCAAGCATGCGGGTTACGGCAAGTTCATGATCCTTTCATTGGGCACCGGCACAGCCAAGATCGAAGAGAAGTTTGATGCGGCTGAGTGCGGCAAGTGGGGCCTTCTCGGGTGGCTCTACAAGAGGGGTGCCACGCCGATCATTGATAGCTTCAGCGAAGCTAGTACCGACCTCGTCGACATTCAAGCATCCGTGCTCTTTCAGGTCCTGGACTGCAACAAGAGCTATCTCCGGATCCAGCACGACGAGCTCACTGGCGAAATGGCCTCCGTCGATGTGTCCACATCAAAGAACCTCAACGGGCTCATTAGTGTCGGCAAAGCGTTGCTGAAGAGACAGGTGTGCAAGGTGAACGTCGAGACAGGCAAGAACGAGCCCGATCTAGAGAGGGGCACGAACGAGGAGGAACTGGCCCGTTTTGCCCGCATGCTGTCGAAAGAGCGCAAAGCTCGAAAAGAGGCCTACAAACTTGTGTAG